A window from Theobroma cacao cultivar B97-61/B2 chromosome 3, Criollo_cocoa_genome_V2, whole genome shotgun sequence encodes these proteins:
- the LOC18604472 gene encoding uncharacterized protein LOC18604472, translating into MALHLSALSRFTATTSLSFSSSNMSWPRRSKAIRLVACSNAAVSRYGRVAYEYDPELRIVLELATDAELYELQRILFGPSYFSPLLKSVMKRDDVENVMIEENVEEREAFIAALESRFLFLAADARSTLRGWRPSYKTVLLSVRKKLNVPCSSKLSTEDLEAEIFLHLLRDYSSDESGTFPGLWENNNISNIQNSLEVGLSQWKVQVIAAAKVGAAGFQSMILKGGGVLTLAKIYQLLTKKLSGKLFLEAANYLMEKEALKKGGQVAAINLESRAALLAAKQGFAGAASRYVGLRSMMSLLGPLLWGTFLADVVIQMLGTDYARILRAIYAFAQIRITRTYRLPCEDD; encoded by the exons ATGGCTCTTCACCTATCTGCCCTTTCTCGCTTCACCGCCACCACCagcctctctttctcttcctca AATATGAGTTGGCCTCGGCGCTCAAAAGCGATACGGCTGGTGGCGTGTAGCAATGCCGCGGTGTCTAGATACGGCCGAg TTGCTTATGAATATGATCCGGAGCTTCGCATAGTGCTTGAACTAGCCACGGACGCCGAGTTATATGAGCTTCAAAGAATCCTTTTTGGTCCCAG CTACTTTAGTCCCTTGTTAAAGTCTGTAATGAAAAGAGATGATGTGGAGAATGTGATGATTGAAGAAAATGTTGAGGAACGAGAAGCTTTTATCGCAGCTCTTGAATCGCGTTTCTTATTCCTTGCAGCAGATGCCCGCTCAACGTTAAG GGGTTGGAGGCCTTCGTACAAAACCGTCCTGCTTTCTGTCAGGAAAAAATTGAATGTTCCTTGCTCAAGTAAATTGTCCACTGAAGACCTTGAAGCCGAAATTTTCCTTCATCTTTTGAGGGATTACTCAAG TGACGAATCAGGAACTTTTCCGGGCTTATgggaaaataataatatttccaACATACAAAATAGTCTAGAAGTGGGACTTAGCCAGTGGAAGGTGCAGGTCATTGCTGCTGCTAAAGTTGGGGCAGCTGGGTTTCAATCAATGATTTTGAAG GGTGGTGGTGTGCTTACTTTGgcaaaaatttatcaattg TTGACGAAGAAATTGTCTGGAAAGCTGTTTCTGGAAGCTGCCAACTATTTGATGGAAAAGGAAGCTCTTAAAAAG GGGGGACAGGTAGCTGCTATTAATCTAGAATCTAGAGCAGCCTTGCTTGCAGCTAAGCAG GGCTTTGCAGGTGCTGCATCCAGATATGTGGGTTTGAGGAGTATGATGAGTTTACTTGGCCCACT GTTGTGGGGAACATTTTTGGCTGATGTTGTCATTCAGATGCTAGGAACTGATTATGCCAGAATCTTGCGAGCTATCTATGCATTTGCACAG ATCCGTATCACCCGAACATACCGGTTACCCTGTGAAGATGACTGA